The DNA sequence ATCCAAGGGAATGACAAAATAACAGTGCTTGGATAGGTCACAACTACCCCTTGACAGTTTTcttgtctcctctcctctccccagcctttGCCCATCCATTTTCAATCCTGTCAGTTTAACTTCCAAAATAGGTATAAGTTTGCCCATGTTGGtccctctccaccaccaccaccaccaccataatCCATCCTACCATCATCTCTTGCCCTGGACTGCTAGAATAATCTGGTCTCCCTGTATCTATCTAGTCCTgttcaagaaataaaacagacaaaaattataGTCTGTTACACAGTATGAATAAGTATTGTTTTGAGAAACTGGTGAACAAACTGGTCATTTGTCTTTTCCAGCCAGGAAGAGTCTTCATCTGTTGGACTGAGTTTGGGTCCATTGGATCTTCTAGGGTAGCATATTTTGATCTCTcactattttgtttttcattgcttGAGACAGTTTAAGGATTGCCTTTGCTAGGCAATCTGAAATCTGAAAAGTTACAGGGCTAAGTGAGGGTTGATAATTTTCTGTATTGAATTCAtatgcagtgatttttttttcttgatttttcgtAGATTTCATTGTTGTATTAGTTAGGATCAGTCTGGCTGCTATAACATAGGCCCTATAGCATTGGCTTAAATATGATGGAAAATGATTTACCTCTTAATTAACAGCTCGAGTGTAAGCGATGCAGGGCAATGACAATGTCTGCATGGTGCTGGGGACCTAGGACCCTTCTATTTTGTTGCTTTGCCATCTTTAACTTGAGATGGCTACTCCTGATCCTACAACCACGTCCTTATCACAGGTATCACAAAATGGGAACAGAAAGTGGAGGACATACTTCTTTTAAGGGCACAGTGTGGAAGTATGTAATTGCTGCTCATATGCCATTCATCATACATAGTCACATGGTCACatttagctgcaagggaggctgggcagCCATGTGTCCCACTAGAACTTCTATTATTGCAGAAGAGAACAGATATCAGGGCTTTAAGGAGCATCTCCACCATAGTCAGCAACAGGAAAGGATTTACTTTTGgaatgcttattttttttctaactcatTGCTTTGTGAGGAGAAGTTTTCTATTGAAATTAGTAAGCTACTTGAGCTACTGAAAAGAGTTAACCTAAGTTAATGTATTTGCCTTTGGGATTTTAAGTCAAATTTATTCCAATGGTTATAGGGATGTGTGTGAAACATATTGAGATGAGGTTGCTTTTTCTTAACTCTTATTTTTCTTgggctgtttttatgtttttctttttcaccttatTGAGGCtaatttcatatttgttttctttgtgcttttagGTATGGCACTGTCTCAAGGCTGGGTGAAGAGATACTTCAAGGCATTTTGTAAAGGCTTCTTTGTGGCGGTGCCTGTGGCAGTGACTTTCCTGGATCAGGTTGCCTGTGTGGCAAGAGTGGAAGGAGCATCAATGCAGGTGAGACTAATATGACTTCGTTCTTTAAAGCACATGCTTCACTGTTTCTCAGGCATTAGAAAtgatatttctgtgtattatctCTATGCTGGAACTGAAAGGTTTTAAAAAGGCCTTGAACTGAAATTTAACATTGCTAAATTTCTTTACAAGGTCTTTTAATGTAGTCATATTAAAATCAGAGCAGAGGTGAATAAAATTAGCTATCAGatagttctctgtatctgtggcttttttattttggaattgtaAATGGAGATTCTAAAGAAATTTTACTACATGATACCATTTTTTGTGGCTGTGGCttgagattttaagatttttaagttATCCATATTTGAATACATACTTAAATATCCTTTTAGGATCAAATTATTAGTACAGCTGCAAGATGGATTTGGCTCAAATTCAGTTACTCtattgttacacacacacacacacacacacacacatacatacacacacacacttctgatAGGTAGAAAAGTCTAGAGCACTGATCTCAGATATTCTAGTGTATTCTTTAAGCCTGTTGCTGATTGAAAATATTAAGTGCTATTTACATTGAAAGAAATTTGGAGTGGAGATTTCCAAAAGTTATATGCAAATAGTCTTCTGGAGTAACTTAGAGAAAACTtgattattctaaaattgatgTCTAGAAACTAGCTGTTTAAGTAAGTTTATGCAACTAAGAAGAATTTGcattttgtaatataatttgttttcttctgttattaGCATGTATTAAGTTCATGCATTGTGCTCAATATgtgtataaaacataaataaaatgaatgtataaGCTTCTAAAAGCTTAAAAttatacagagaataaacagcttactttttttctttttgtcttagaACTGGGTGAGGGCATAGACATCAGCTCTGAGGAGTTAGAatgaatttgcttttttaaaaactttttgaattttattttatttatttttttatacagaaggttcttattagtcatcaattttatacacatcagtgtatacatgtcaatcccaatcacccagttcatcccaccaccatccccaccccccgccactttccccccttggtgtccatacatttctcctctacatctgtgtctcaatttctgccctacaaaccggttcatctgtaccatttttctaggttccacatatatatgttaatatacaatatttgtttttctgtttctgacttacttcgctctgtataacagcctctagatccatccacatctctacaaatgacccaatttcgttcctttttatggctgagtaatattcgattgtagatatgtaccatattttctttatccattcatctgtcgatgggcatttaggttgcttccatgacctggctattgtaaatagtgctgcagtgaattttggggtgcatgtgtctctttgaattatggttttctctaggtatatgcccagtagtgggatttctgggtcgtatggtagttctatttctagttttttaaggaacctccatactgttctccatagtggctgtatcaatttacaatcccaccaacaatgcaagaggtttccctttactccgcaccctctccagcatttgttgtttgtagattttctggtgatgcccattctaactggtgtgaagtgatatctcattgtagttttgatttgcatttctctaataattagtgatgttgagcagcttttcatgtgcttcttggccatctgtatgtcctctttggagaaatgtctatttaggttttctgcccatttttggattggtttgtttttttaatattgagctgcgggcttccctggtgacgcagtggttgggagtctgcctgcgatgcaggggacacgggttcatgctccagtctgggaagatcccatgtgccgcgaagcggctgggcccatgagccatggctgctgagcctgtgcttccggagcctgtgctctgcaacaggagaggccacaagagtgagaggcctgtgtactgcaaaaaaaaaaaaaaaaaaaaaaaaaaaaaaaaatatatatatatatatatatatatatatatatatatatatagagctgtttatatattttggagattaatcctttgtcctttgattcgtttgcaaatattttctcccattctgagggttgtgttttcattttgtttatggtttcctttgctgtgcaaaagctttgaagtttcattaggtccctttgtttatttttgtttttaattccattactctaggaggtagatcaaaaaggatcctgctgtgatttatatcaaagagcgttcttcctatgttttcctcttagagttttagagtgtccggtcttacatttaggtctctaatccattttgagtttatttttgtgtatgctgttagggagtgttctaatttcattcttttacatgtagctgtccagttttcccagcaccacttattgaagagactgtcttttctccattgtatatccttgcctcttttgtcatagattagttgaccataggtgcgtgagtttatctctgggctttctattttgttccattgatctatatttctgtttttgtgccagtaccatattgtcttgatgactgtagctttgtagtatagtctgaagtcagggagcctgattcctccagctctgcttttttccctcaagactgcgttggctattcagggtcttttgtgtctccatacaaattttaagattttttgttctagttctgtaaaaaatgccattggtaatttgataggaattgcactgaatctgtagattgctttgggtagtatagtcattttcacaatattgattcttccaatccaagaacatggtatatctctccatctgttagtatcatctttaatttctttcatcagtgtcttatagttttctgcatacaggtcttttgtctccctaggtaggtttattcctaggtattttattctttttgttgcaatggtaaatgggcgtgtttccttaatttctctttcagatttttcatcattagtgtataggaatggaagagatttctgtgcattaatttgtatcttgcaagtttaccaaattcattgattagctctagtagttttctggtggcatttttaggattctctatgtatagtataatgtcatctgcaaacagtaacagtttttcttcttcttttccaatttgtattccttttatttctttttcttctctgatagccgtggctaagacttccaacactatgttgaataatagtggagagagtggacatccttgtctttttcctgatcttagaggaaatgctttcagattttcaccattgagaatgatgtttgctgtgggtttgtcatatatggcctttattatgtggaggttggttccctctgtgcccactttctggagactttttatcataaatgggtgtagaattttgtcagaagctttttctgcatctattgacatgatcatatggattttattcttcaatttgttaatatggtgtatcacactggttgattggcatatattgaggaatccttgcatccctgggataaatcccacttgatcatggtgtatgatccttttaatgtgttgttggattctgtttgctagtattttgctgaggatttttgcatctatattcatcagtgatattggtctgtaatattcttttcttgtagtgtctttgtctggttttggtatcagggtgatggtgacctcatagaatgagtttaggagtgttccttcctctgcagttttttggaagactttgagaaggatgggtgttagctcttctctaaatgtttgatagaattcacctgtgaagccatctggtcctgggcttttgtttgttggaagatttttaatcacagtttcaatttctttacttgtgattggtcagttcatattttctgtttcttcctggttcagtttggaAGAttctacctttctaagaatttgtccatttcttctaggttgtccattttattggcatagagttgcttgtagtagtctcttaggatgctttgtatttctgtggtgtctgaggtgtcttctcctttttcctttctaattttattgatttgagtcctctccgtctttttcttgatgagtctggctaatggtttatcaattttgtttatcttctcaaagaaccagcttttagttttatggatctctgctattgttttctttgtttctatttcatttaattccactctgatctttatgatttctttccttctgtaactttggtttttttttgttcttctttctctagttcctttaggtgtaaggttagattgtttatatgagatttttgttgtttcttgaggtaggcttgtattgctataaacttccctcttagaactgctttagctccatcccataggttttggctcgtcatgttttcattgtctattgtttctaggcattttttgatttcctctttgatttcttcagtgatctcttggttttttagtgacatattgttttgcctccatgtgtttgtgtttttttccctgtaattgatttctaatctcatagtgttgtggtctgaaaagatgcttgatatgatttcagttttcttaaatttactgaggcttgatttgtgacccaagatgtgatctatcctggaaaatgttccgttcgcacttgagaagaaagtgtaatctgctgtttttggatggaatgtcctgtaaatatcaattaaatctatctggtctgttgtgtcgtttaaagcttgtgtttccgtattaattttctgtttggttgatctgtttattggtgtaagtgaggtgttaaagtcccccactattattgtgttactgtcgatttcctcttttatagctgttagcagttgccttaatattgaagtgctcctatgttgggtgcatatatgtttataattgttatatcttcttagattgatcccttgatcattatgtagtgtccttccttttctcttgtaacattctttattttaaagtctattttatcagatatgagtattgctactccagctttctgttgatttccatttgcatggaatatctttttccatcccctcactttcagtttgtatgtgtccctaggtctgaagtgggtcccttgtagatatcatatatatgggtcttgtttttgtatccattcatcaagcctgtgtctttttgttggagcatttaatcccttcacgtttaaggtaattattgatatgtatgttcctactaccattttcttaattgttttgggtttgtttgtgtatgtccttttcttctcttgtgtttcccacttagagaagttcctttagcatttgttgtagagctgacttggtggtgctgaattgtcttagcttttggttgtctgtaaagcttttgatttctccattgaatctgagtgagatccttgccaggtagagtgatcttggttgtagtttctcccctttcatcactttaagtatatcatgctactctctctggcttacagagtttctgctgagaaattagctgttaaccttatgggagttcccttgtatgtcatttgtcattttttccttcctgctctcaataatttttctttgtctttaatttttgccaatttgattactctgtgtcttggcgtgtttctccttgagtttatcctgtatgggactctctgcactttctggacttgggtggctatttcctttcccatgttagggaagtttttgactataatctcttcaaatattttttcgggtcctttctgtgtctcttctccttctgggacccctataatgtgaatgttgttgcatttaatgttgttccatagatctcttaggctgtcttcatttcttttcattctttttctttattctgttccgcagcagtgaattccaccagtgtttcttccaggtcacttatctgttcttctgcctcagttattctggtattgattccttctagtgtagttttcatttcagttattgtattgttcatctctgtttgttttttctttaattcttctaagtctttgttaaacatttcttgcatcttctcgatctttgccttcattctttttccgaggtcctggatcatcttcactatcattattctgaattcttttctggattattgcctatctccatttagttgtttttctgggtttttatcttgttccttcatctggtacatagtcctctgccttttcatcttgtctgtctttctgtgaatgtggtttttgttccacaggctgcaggattgtagttcttgcttctgctgtctgccctctggtggatgaggctatctatgaggcttgtgcaagtttcctgatgggagggactggtggtgagtGGAGCTGGCTGTTCCCCTCGggactcatttatttttccagcaTCTAGAGGTACCTGCACTTCTTGGCCTGTGGCCCCTTCATCTGCAGAGTGGGAATTGGCAGGCCAGGTCCGTATCTCGCTGCCATCTCTCTGTTTCTCCCGCTTCTGctgaatttgctttttttaaatcgTAATTATTGTACTGAGAATCAGGTCTCTTCCTGAGTTCAGGTGGTCAATGAGATCCTTAGAGTGTGTGCTCTTTGGGTGAAGCTAAAGTTCTAAAGCAGGGCTGTCTGAATATTTACTTCTGCTTTCATCATTTGAGGGTGTTTTAGGGCCTTCTCTTGGGCAATGGATTCTAAGCTCAACCCTGTCTCTCAGGTTCCCTCTAGGGTGGGTCACCAGCCCCAAGCAAACTGTTCACTTGCGTTGAATGCAAAAATATTGTATTGCATGGGGTACAGCAGGCATAGGAGGAGGGATTTACAGGTGTATGGCTTTATTTCTAAATGCAATTTAATACTTTGAACACAGATGGGATTTTACATTTCTTATACTTCTTCAATTGTGAATTCCTAGCAGCCTCATCTTAGACCCAATTCTTAGGGAAAGCTAAACTTTCTTTGTTGAGCTTTTGAGTCAGATGCTTCATTTGAGATTAAAACTGCCTTCTCCATAGCCATCGAAATTCCTTTTTGGTCCCTTTCATCCCTTTGAACCCATCCACAGGTATTATCCTTTGGTAACAAATAATCATGTGAATAATGATTATTCTCCAGTTTAGTTAGTGCTATCTTGCTACACAACCCTCACTGTCCTTAGATGGAATTTTCCAGAACACAAAACCTCCTAACCTGGGATCTCATGACATTCCAGAGGATCATATGGCAATCATAGTATCCCAATCTTCATGTTTGTAGCCCAGTATATACCCACAGAACATCTATGTTCATGGCTTGtgctcagaggaaaaaaacacaaggaaCCAACCATTTTATGAAAAGAGAAGGCTTATCCCCAGTGAAGAACGTGTTAAATAGTGTCATCCTTAAATGCCACGTCTGTTAACTAAATAGTAAGTTTGTTGAACATACATTAGAGTTTCTTACAGTGGTTCTTTCTGAACCACTACCCCCAATAAGTCAAATTTGTTAACTTGTAGTTT is a window from the Orcinus orca chromosome 9, mOrcOrc1.1, whole genome shotgun sequence genome containing:
- the IMMP2L gene encoding mitochondrial inner membrane protease subunit 2 isoform X2; translated protein: MALSQGWVKRYFKAFCKGFFVAVPVAVTFLDQVACVARVEGASMQPSLNPGGSQSSDVVLLNHWKVRNFEVQRGDIVSLVL